One region of Arcobacter sp. CECT 8983 genomic DNA includes:
- a CDS encoding TIGR00282 family metallophosphoesterase, giving the protein MRIAFIGDIVGRPGRKIIKQHLQNIREKYKFDFVIANAENASHGFGLTVKNCQELLNSGINVITGGNHSFDKKSEMFTLLETKPVLRPDNYPKGVPGTGIKIFDVANEKLAVINLMGQFSMPTVENPFNWAVKLVEELHEKNVRNIFIDFHGEATSEKRIIFMMLKGLISGVCGTHTHIGTDDLQVINGTAYLTDIGLTGCRDNVIGMDSKIPIEKATTGLGGHFTIPNACKSVLQMMVIDIENGKAVNCFKLKKYCDKPEIIKTEAIFD; this is encoded by the coding sequence TTGAGAATAGCATTTATAGGCGATATTGTAGGACGACCTGGTCGAAAAATTATTAAACAACATTTACAAAATATAAGAGAAAAATATAAATTTGATTTTGTAATTGCAAATGCAGAAAATGCTAGTCATGGTTTTGGATTAACTGTAAAAAATTGTCAAGAACTTTTAAACTCTGGAATTAATGTTATAACAGGGGGCAATCACTCTTTTGATAAAAAAAGTGAGATGTTTACTCTTCTTGAAACAAAACCTGTTTTAAGACCCGATAATTATCCTAAAGGTGTACCTGGAACTGGTATAAAAATTTTTGATGTAGCTAATGAAAAATTAGCAGTAATTAATTTAATGGGACAATTTTCAATGCCAACGGTTGAAAATCCATTTAATTGGGCAGTTAAACTTGTTGAAGAATTACATGAAAAAAATGTAAGAAATATTTTTATTGATTTTCATGGGGAAGCTACAAGTGAAAAAAGAATTATTTTTATGATGTTAAAAGGTTTAATAAGTGGGGTTTGTGGAACTCATACTCATATAGGAACAGATGATTTACAAGTTATCAATGGAACAGCATATCTAACAGATATTGGACTTACAGGTTGCAGAGACAATGTTATTGGAATGGATAGCAAAATACCAATTGAAAAAGCTACTACAGGATTAGGTGGACATTTTACTATTCCTAATGCTTGTAAGTCTGTACTTCAAATGATGGTTATAGATATTGAAAATGGAAAAGCAGTTAATTGTTTTAAATTAAAAAAATATTGTGATAAACCAGAGATTATAAAAACTGAGGCTATCTTTGATTAA
- a CDS encoding PAS domain S-box protein produces MKVQFSLKLFLAFLVFSLIFFVLTSFLTYKTFETKVEHKNIENFLTKAELFQERFDDIISKNRTLIKTVIFDNSLEQNDLSTLESKLKILLKSNEDISSLKVIKNSGENIISLYKKEGNIEKKDLELSSIIHYYLSSEEIVENKLFITEPYLLEKKGEISIPLKPLIELVYKTNNRTVFISYDISRLIKSLKVKSIKYLVDKDLNIIYDNTELNSWSKYYNPSLDIKDIIKGFSNRVFNESFIVTNTNYLKQIFFNNKHYFTLVDNNKKITYNEFFNRYESSFYNIAFLMFVISFIISMIFTTPLSNINKRLESEKNDLSDSIKKNSLILNDSLELLDKHVMYVKLDTEFKILDTSSYLSRLTGFEKEELIGQNYTFLLNNSSLKKFEENIVNVLKDAIPWNGELQCIKKISGDYWVKSNIEPDYNDYGKLIGYTDIRTDISDNKRIEKLYNELNYQIEQLNTIFQNANSGIALVDFEGHFRKFNEKFFNLFKYTENEIMEKELFDLVDEGSVDLLKKVVDEVKEYGSILNIELVFISKNQEEIYLDVSLNLLPDRKNMVMVANSLEDKRKLQELNHNLESRVAQEVKKNIEKDKIHQEEQIKNAKLTSIGTLAAGITHEINTPLTYLKGNFEMLTMDIEDLEDEDIKNNMLFSCEKMEDAINRIAVIVESMREMSQTSIEAKEKTNIYATLFTSLTMAYNVSKQISKIYLNNKEFTPTNIDKNDFEAFAKVQKQRIEQVWIIIINNALDALKSIKDYEQRELRIDVFVESDEVVIRFSDNAGGVDEKIIDKIFDPFVSSKTHSGMGVGLNIAKKIIDDHKGEILVYNNDKGAVFDVKLKLQE; encoded by the coding sequence TTGAAAGTTCAATTTTCATTAAAGCTTTTTTTAGCATTTCTAGTCTTTTCATTAATATTTTTTGTATTAACTTCTTTTCTTACTTATAAAACTTTTGAAACAAAAGTTGAACATAAAAATATTGAAAATTTTTTAACAAAAGCAGAACTTTTTCAAGAGAGATTTGATGATATAATATCTAAAAACAGAACTTTAATTAAAACTGTTATTTTTGATAACTCTTTAGAACAAAATGATTTATCAACATTAGAATCAAAATTAAAAATACTATTAAAAAGTAATGAAGATATTAGTTCTTTAAAAGTGATTAAAAATAGTGGAGAAAATATAATTTCACTATATAAAAAAGAAGGAAATATAGAAAAAAAAGATTTAGAGCTAAGTTCTATAATTCATTATTATCTAAGTAGTGAAGAAATAGTAGAAAATAAACTTTTTATTACTGAACCATATCTTTTAGAAAAAAAAGGTGAAATTAGCATACCTTTAAAACCTTTAATTGAATTAGTATATAAAACAAATAATAGAACAGTTTTTATCTCTTATGATATAAGTAGATTAATAAAATCACTCAAAGTTAAAAGTATAAAATATTTAGTAGATAAAGATTTAAATATAATTTATGATAATACAGAATTAAACTCTTGGTCTAAGTATTATAATCCTTCCTTAGATATAAAAGATATTATAAAAGGATTTAGTAATAGAGTCTTTAATGAAAGCTTTATTGTTACAAATACAAACTATCTAAAGCAAATATTTTTTAATAATAAACACTACTTTACTTTAGTAGATAATAATAAGAAAATCACATATAATGAGTTCTTTAATAGATATGAAAGCTCTTTTTACAATATTGCTTTTTTAATGTTTGTAATCTCTTTTATAATCTCTATGATTTTTACTACTCCCTTGTCAAATATAAATAAAAGATTAGAGAGTGAGAAAAACGATTTAAGTGATTCTATTAAAAAAAATAGCTTGATATTAAATGATAGTTTAGAACTATTAGATAAACATGTAATGTATGTAAAACTTGATACAGAGTTTAAAATATTAGACACAAGTTCTTATTTGTCAAGACTAACTGGTTTTGAAAAAGAGGAGCTAATTGGGCAAAACTATACTTTTTTATTAAATAATAGTAGTTTAAAAAAGTTTGAAGAAAATATAGTAAATGTTTTAAAAGATGCAATCCCTTGGAATGGAGAACTTCAATGTATTAAAAAAATTAGTGGTGATTATTGGGTTAAATCTAATATCGAGCCAGATTATAATGATTATGGCAAGTTAATCGGATATACAGATATTAGAACTGATATTAGCGATAATAAAAGAATTGAAAAACTATACAATGAATTAAATTATCAAATAGAACAGTTAAATACAATCTTTCAAAATGCAAATAGTGGAATAGCCTTAGTTGATTTCGAAGGTCACTTTAGAAAGTTTAATGAAAAATTCTTTAATCTATTTAAATATACAGAAAATGAAATAATGGAGAAAGAATTATTTGATTTAGTAGATGAAGGAAGTGTTGATTTATTAAAAAAAGTTGTGGATGAAGTAAAAGAATATGGTTCTATTTTAAATATAGAGTTAGTTTTTATATCAAAAAACCAAGAAGAGATATATTTAGATGTATCTTTAAACCTTCTTCCTGATAGAAAAAATATGGTTATGGTTGCAAACTCTTTAGAGGATAAACGAAAACTTCAAGAATTAAACCATAATTTAGAGTCAAGAGTTGCACAAGAAGTTAAAAAAAATATTGAAAAAGACAAAATTCATCAAGAAGAACAAATAAAAAATGCTAAGCTTACTTCTATTGGTACACTAGCCGCGGGAATTACCCATGAAATAAATACTCCATTAACATATTTAAAAGGTAACTTTGAGATGTTAACTATGGATATTGAAGATTTAGAAGATGAAGATATTAAAAATAACATGTTATTCTCTTGTGAAAAGATGGAAGATGCAATAAATCGTATTGCAGTTATTGTTGAATCAATGAGAGAAATGTCTCAAACATCTATTGAGGCTAAAGAGAAAACAAATATTTATGCTACTTTATTTACTTCTTTAACTATGGCATATAATGTTTCTAAACAAATAAGTAAGATATATCTAAATAATAAAGAGTTTACTCCTACAAATATTGATAAAAATGATTTTGAAGCTTTTGCTAAGGTACAAAAACAAAGAATAGAACAAGTTTGGATTATAATCATTAATAATGCCTTAGATGCTTTAAAATCAATCAAAGATTATGAACAAAGAGAATTAAGAATTGATGTATTCGTTGAGTCTGATGAGGTCGTTATAAGATTTAGCGATAATGCAGGCGGAGTAGATGAAAAGATTATTGATAAAATCTTTGACCCATTCGTTAGTTCAAAAACTCATAGTGGTATGGGAGTTGGACTAAATATTGCTAAAAAAATTATAGATGATCATAAGGGTGAGATTCTAGTATATAATAATGACAAAGGTGCAGTATTTGATGTAAAGTTGAAATTACAAGAATAA
- a CDS encoding 3-methyladenine DNA glycosylase: MIKEKIDISNSFDLLKYLKEQNLLESHPEFWWPNTNSFEIFLGAILTQNTKWENVEKSLSNLREKNLLSLEAINEVDLDSFILAITPSGFKNQKSIRIKKIVFNILEEFGSFESFCKNVNKQWLLEQKGIGLETADAILCYACNQEYMVVDKYTQKLVASFGYEFESYEDLQAWCEYGINDNLDKIFQLYGYEISLNKLYCRFHGKIIEYMKIRNKQSNKGKK; this comes from the coding sequence TTGATTAAAGAAAAAATAGATATAAGTAATAGTTTTGATTTATTAAAATATCTAAAAGAACAAAATCTACTAGAATCTCACCCTGAGTTTTGGTGGCCAAATACAAACTCTTTTGAAATATTTTTAGGTGCAATTCTAACACAAAATACTAAATGGGAAAATGTAGAAAAATCTTTATCAAATTTAAGGGAAAAAAATCTTTTATCTTTAGAAGCTATAAATGAAGTAGACTTAGATAGTTTTATTTTAGCAATCACTCCAAGTGGTTTTAAAAATCAAAAATCAATAAGAATTAAAAAAATAGTTTTTAATATTCTAGAAGAGTTTGGCTCTTTTGAATCTTTTTGCAAAAATGTTAACAAACAGTGGCTTTTGGAACAAAAAGGTATAGGATTAGAAACTGCAGATGCAATACTTTGTTATGCTTGTAACCAAGAGTACATGGTAGTAGATAAATATACACAAAAATTAGTTGCTTCTTTTGGCTATGAGTTTGAAAGCTATGAGGATTTACAAGCTTGGTGTGAATATGGAATTAATGATAATTTAGATAAAATATTTCAACTTTACGGATATGAAATATCACTTAATAAATTGTACTGTCGATTTCACGGTAAGATTATTGAGTATATGAAAATAAGAAATAAACAGTCTAATAAGGGAAAAAAATGA